Proteins from a genomic interval of Papaver somniferum cultivar HN1 chromosome 4, ASM357369v1, whole genome shotgun sequence:
- the LOC113273732 gene encoding peptidyl-prolyl cis-trans isomerase FKBP43-like — MTIWGVELEPGETFTYRFNKANGKLHISQLTPGKIIDDDCLDDVVELKCEVGDGDQTPIVLCRFSYMRQRVSSYALNYEFGEDDGGSPFMLLAITVFIFLVIFLAKVMVVEIMVQLKR, encoded by the exons ATGACTATTTGGG GAGTTGAATTAGAACCAGGAGAGACATTCACTTATCGCTTCAACAAAGCGAACGGAAAGCTACATATTTCTCAG TTAACTCCAGGGAAAATAATAGATGATGATTGTTTAGATGATGTAGTTGAGCTAAAATGTGAGGTTGGAGATGGTGATCAGACGCCCATCGTCTTATGTAGGTTCTCTTACATGAGGCAGCGTGTGTCATCATATGCTCTAAATTATGAATTCGGTGAGGATGATGGCGGGTCACCATTTATGTTACTGGCAATTACAGTATTCATCTTTCTGGTTATTTTCTTGGCGAAGGTGATGGTTGTCGAGATAATG GTTCAATTGAAGAGGTGA